In Candidatus Sedimenticola sp. (ex Thyasira tokunagai), the following proteins share a genomic window:
- a CDS encoding ATP-binding cassette domain-containing protein gives MQPLIEIRNLSRHYGDLCAVDDISFELNPGEVLGFLGPNGAGKSTCMRIISGGLAPSGGTIRINGIDLLKNPLEAKAQLGYLPEQPPLYPEMTVNEYLHFCARLRCIERSDTASAVDRAKGLCGLGDSGRRLIGNLSKGYRQRTGIAQAIIHQPKVVILDEPTSGLDPNQIREIRGLIKTLGEQCGVILSTHILPEVEAVCDRVQILHQGRLVFSEHMSSRRDEGQQLLITLENRPTAEQLGLLKGIDRVDDLGGGGYRLSLTAETTAAMIAEQCVNNHWALHRLTEASDSLEQVFTRLTTSEAA, from the coding sequence ATGCAACCACTGATAGAAATCCGCAACCTCAGCCGTCACTATGGCGATCTTTGCGCCGTTGACGACATTAGCTTCGAGCTCAATCCCGGAGAGGTGCTCGGCTTTCTCGGCCCCAATGGCGCCGGTAAATCCACCTGCATGCGCATTATCAGCGGTGGGTTGGCACCAAGCGGTGGCACTATCAGGATCAATGGGATCGACCTGTTGAAAAACCCGCTGGAAGCAAAAGCCCAGCTCGGCTATCTGCCTGAACAACCACCGCTCTACCCGGAGATGACGGTGAATGAATACCTGCACTTCTGCGCCCGCTTGCGGTGTATTGAGCGCAGTGATACTGCCTCCGCAGTTGATCGGGCGAAAGGACTCTGTGGCTTAGGCGACTCAGGAAGACGACTGATAGGCAACCTCTCCAAGGGTTACCGGCAGCGCACCGGTATAGCCCAGGCGATCATTCACCAGCCTAAAGTGGTCATTCTCGATGAACCGACCAGTGGTCTCGATCCCAATCAGATACGGGAGATTCGTGGCCTGATAAAAACACTGGGAGAGCAGTGCGGCGTCATACTCTCAACTCACATATTGCCCGAAGTGGAGGCGGTCTGTGACCGTGTGCAGATACTCCATCAGGGACGCCTGGTCTTCTCGGAACATATGAGTTCCCGGCGAGACGAAGGGCAACAGCTACTCATTACGCTGGAAAATCGACCCACAGCCGAGCAGCTTGGGTTACTCAAAGGCATCGACCGGGTTGACGATCTGGGTGGAGGAGGGTATCGCCTCTCTCTGACAGCGGAGACCACAGCGGCTATGATCGCCGAACAGTGTGTGAACAACCACTGGGCACTGCACCGCCTGACCGAAGCGAGTGATAGTCTGGAGCAGGTATTCACCCGGCTCACCACCTCGGAGGCCGCATAA
- a CDS encoding multifunctional CCA addition/repair protein, whose product MKRFLVGGAVRDQLLGCPVGDRDWLVTGVSPQQLLELGYQQVGRDFPVFLHPQTKEECALPRCPTDGLTERQQVEADLSLRDLTINAMAIGPDDELIDPLNGQADLNQRLLRHTPAFADDPIRVLRLARLGARYATLGFHPADETVALVKTLADAGKLETLVAERVWSEIDRALQESRPAVFFQTLRQCGALSSILPELDRLFGVPQPEKHHPEIDTGIHSLMVLEQACRLSHEPEVRFAALVHDLGKGVTPAAEWPHHRGHEERGVRLVLALCKRLRVPNKFSSLARQVTQYHTHCHKAAELKPGTVLKVLMALDCQRKPQRLEQFLTACKADTRGRAGYEEKSYPQAEIFREALQAVTAVDCGALAWQTDDPSKLPALIAQQQTKAIAQRLSSL is encoded by the coding sequence ATGAAAAGATTTTTGGTGGGTGGTGCAGTTAGAGACCAACTCCTGGGATGTCCTGTGGGTGATCGTGATTGGCTAGTGACTGGGGTATCGCCACAGCAACTACTTGAGCTCGGCTACCAGCAGGTAGGCAGAGACTTTCCGGTATTTCTCCACCCTCAGACAAAGGAGGAGTGCGCCCTTCCCCGCTGCCCCACTGACGGGCTGACAGAGCGGCAGCAGGTGGAGGCCGACCTAAGCCTGCGCGACCTCACCATCAACGCCATGGCGATAGGGCCTGACGACGAGCTGATTGACCCGCTCAACGGTCAAGCGGATCTAAATCAGCGCCTGCTGCGCCATACTCCGGCTTTTGCCGATGATCCGATTCGAGTACTGCGTCTGGCTCGCCTCGGTGCCCGCTATGCGACACTCGGTTTCCATCCAGCGGATGAAACCGTTGCACTGGTGAAAACCCTTGCCGATGCAGGCAAGTTGGAGACACTGGTGGCGGAACGCGTCTGGTCTGAAATTGACCGTGCACTCCAGGAGAGTAGACCGGCTGTTTTTTTCCAAACCCTTCGGCAGTGCGGCGCCCTCTCATCCATCCTGCCTGAGCTGGACCGTCTGTTTGGTGTACCGCAACCCGAGAAGCACCATCCTGAGATCGATACCGGCATTCATAGCCTAATGGTGCTGGAGCAGGCCTGCAGGTTAAGCCATGAGCCTGAGGTGCGTTTTGCCGCGCTGGTTCACGACCTGGGAAAAGGGGTGACGCCTGCGGCTGAGTGGCCGCACCACCGTGGACATGAGGAGCGGGGAGTACGGCTGGTTCTAGCACTGTGTAAACGTCTCAGAGTTCCCAACAAATTCAGCAGCCTGGCCCGCCAGGTGACGCAGTATCACACCCACTGTCACAAGGCGGCAGAGTTAAAACCCGGAACAGTGCTGAAGGTGTTAATGGCGTTAGACTGCCAGCGCAAACCACAACGGCTGGAGCAGTTTCTTACCGCCTGCAAGGCTGACACCCGGGGGCGTGCCGGCTACGAAGAGAAGAGCTATCCGCAAGCAGAGATATTCAGAGAGGCACTGCAAGCTGTGACAGCTGTGGACTGCGGTGCCCTCGCATGGCAGACGGACGACCCATCGAAGCTGCCGGCACTCATCGCACAACAGCAAACAAAAGCAATTGCTCAGAGACTAAGTAGCCTCTGA
- a CDS encoding NapC/NirT family cytochrome c, protein MKNRIIALLPAFITRHVLYALVIGGLGGIGFILFLTEFDHFTSSETFCTGCHSMELVAEPYRKSSHYNPASGVRASCGDCHVSEGVLSATLDHLIGTKDLIRQMFGNNYDDPVVNALHLPEAAFAAREWFKDRDSATCKRCHVKEAINGDRTDTLQIHLEDAKEKTCIECHYNIVHRKVPDKRTFKRAAWNRMIEEEFQLEPGSAEALLAE, encoded by the coding sequence ATGAAGAATAGGATTATTGCCCTGCTGCCTGCCTTCATTACCCGGCATGTCCTCTATGCCCTGGTCATCGGTGGCTTGGGTGGTATCGGTTTTATTCTCTTTTTGACGGAGTTTGATCACTTCACCAGTAGCGAGACCTTCTGCACCGGCTGCCACTCTATGGAATTGGTTGCCGAGCCCTACCGGAAGTCATCGCACTACAACCCGGCTTCAGGCGTGCGTGCCAGTTGTGGTGATTGTCATGTCTCTGAGGGAGTGTTGTCCGCCACCCTGGATCATCTAATCGGCACCAAGGATTTGATCCGGCAGATGTTTGGGAACAACTATGATGATCCAGTGGTCAATGCGCTGCATCTTCCAGAGGCTGCCTTTGCGGCAAGGGAGTGGTTCAAGGATAGAGATTCCGCCACCTGCAAACGCTGTCATGTGAAGGAGGCGATCAACGGCGATCGTACTGACACACTGCAGATTCATCTGGAGGATGCCAAGGAGAAGACCTGTATTGAATGTCATTACAATATCGTGCACCGCAAAGTGCCAGATAAAAGGACTTTTAAACGGGCTGCCTGGAACCGAATGATCGAGGAGGAGTTCCAGCTTGAACCCGGCAGTGCTGAAGCCCTACTGGCGGAATAG